The Grus americana isolate bGruAme1 chromosome 8, bGruAme1.mat, whole genome shotgun sequence genome includes a region encoding these proteins:
- the S1PR1 gene encoding sphingosine 1-phosphate receptor 1, protein MSSGTTAPLKVVNNRANTDVNYVIKEHYNYTGKLNENADSGIKVTSVVFIIICCFIILENIFVLLTIWKTKKFHRPMYYFIGNLALSDLLAGVAYTANLLLSGHKTYSLTPSQWFVREGSMFVALSASVFSLLAIAIERYITMLKMKLHNGSNSFRSFLLISACWVISVILGGLPIMGWNCINLLSNCSTVLPLYHKHYILFCTTVFTGLLLSIVVLYCRIYSMVRTRSRRLTFRKNITKATRSSEKSLALLKTVIIVLSAFIACWAPLFILLLLDVGCKVKTCPILYKAEYFLVLAVLNSATNPIIYTLTNKEMRRAFIKILCCCKCPPADSGTKFKRPIIGGMEFSRSKSDNSSHPQKEEGDRPETIMSSGNVTSSS, encoded by the coding sequence ATGAGTTCCGGCACTACTGCTCCGCTCAAGGTCGTCAACAACCGCGCCAACACTGATGTCAACTATGTCATCAAAGAGCATTATAATTACACGGGAAAGCTAAATGAGAATGCGGACAGTGGAATAAAAGTGACGTCGGTGGTTTTTATCATCATTTGCTGCTTTATAATCTTAGAGAACATTTTTGTCTTGCTCACCATCTGGAAAACCAAGAAGTTTCACAGACCCATGTACTATTTCATTGGGAACTTGGCTCTTTCAGACTTGCTGGCTGGTGTGGCTTACACTGCCAACCTCCTGTTATCTGGACACAAAACCTATAGCCTCACCCCCTCCCAGTGGTTTGTAAGAGAAGGCAGCATGTTTGTTGCCTTGTCAGCTTCTGTGTTCAGCTTGCTCGCCATTGCCATTGAGAGATACATCACCATGTTGAAGATGAAACTCCACAATGGCAGCAACAGCTTCCGCTCCTTCTTGCTGATCAGTGCTTGCTGGGTTATCTCCGTGATACTCGGGGGACTCCCGATCATGGGCTGGAACTGCATCAACCTCTTGTCCAACTGCTCCACTGTGCTGCCTCTCTACCACAAGCACTATATTCTCTTTTGCACCACCGTTTTCACTGGCCTTTTGCTATCTATTGTCGTCCTCTATTGCAGGATCTACTCCATGGTGAGGACTAGGAGCCGCAGGTTGACATTTCGGAAAAACATTACCAAAGCTACTAGGAGCTCAGAAAAGTCGCTAGCCTTGCTCAAGACAGTGATCATAGTCCTGAGCGCCTTCATCGCCTGTTGGGCTCCCTTGTTCATCCTGCTTTTACTGGATGTGGGGTGTAAAGTGAAGACCTGCCCAATCCTCTATAAAGCAGAATATTTCTTAGTACTGGCCGTGCTCAATTCAGCCACGAACCCTATCATCTACACCTTGACAAACAAAGAGATGCGGAGAGCTTTCATCAAGATTCTGTGCTGCTGTAAATGTCCCCCGGCAGATTCTGGGACCAAATTCAAGAGGCCCATCATCGGAGGGATGGAGTTCAGCCGGAGTAAGTCTGACAACTCATCCCACCCACAGAAGGAGGAAGGTGACCGTCCTGAAACAATCATGTCTTCGGGCAATGTTACCTCGTCGTCTTAG